The following proteins come from a genomic window of Micromonospora echinofusca:
- a CDS encoding RHS repeat-associated core domain-containing protein encodes MVAALLHAPPVQAASKETYTPSSAKPVPTVPVKPVKPQTAVLAKRPPSTAGKPAAAWPQSGVEVVEVAAAGTGGVKAGDLPVTLAAAERKVRSARDPQRVRVEVLDRVATERARVQGLVLRLGRADGVAVAGHTKLTVDYRSFATAYGADWASRLRLVALPACALSTPEKKQCVGSPLPSRNDLATRSLSADVPVNGAQTLVAATAGPSGPAGDYAASPLNPSATWAAGGNTGAFTWSYPMRTPPALGGPAPQIGLSYSSQSVDGQHAASNNQPSWIGEGFEPSIGGFIERRYQGCARDMDGSANNDKKTGDLCWETDNAVLSLVGHSGELIYNAAEGRWHLRGDDGSRIERKIGASNGDNNGEHWVVTTSDGIQYWFGRNRLPGWASGNSETNSTFTVPVFGNDPGEPCQAPAFIDSDCMQAWRWNLDYVVDTSGNSASYWYQQETNKYGRNLDAEDDATYDRGGWLDRIDYGTRQVNGVDSVLSTAAPLRVDLGVGDRCLSDCATHDETHWPDTPWDMACSGGSCPDKFFPTFWSTKRLSTVTTQIRSGTGYSDVERWTLTHTFPDPGDGTRAGLWLDKLSHAGLVAGAASVPDVLFTPVQLSNRVDTIDFAAAMNWMRITKIRNETGGTISVNYSDQDCTAGQTMPTPHTNTRRCYPVVWEPEGYTNPVTDWFHKYVVTTIYENDNTGGVPPNGSPRTVYSYDYLDGAAWHYNDDDGLIEKKHKTWSDYRGYGRVGLTVGDPGEQTYTETRYFRGMYGDKLTPSGGTRTTTVDGINDEDWYAGLLRETKILNGPGGPVVQRELAAPWPSPATATRTINGDTVTARFTRVGTVTRHTTLDAGRGERVNKTVTTYDNFGMPLTIDDLGQDGVAGDEQCTKNDFIPRNSTDWIMDRLHRVETYAVKCADTANPTTLTEADVIGETRTRYDNQAFEATPTKGLATHTEEMAAWNAGTPTFTVVKRDAHDVHGRVTSSWDAMDKQTTVAFTPANDGVVTSTLTKNPLLHETTTTMAAAWGLPTSIIDPNGKRTDLSYDPLGRLSSVWMPGRDKATETANSTFTYQIRADAPSVIASSRLNAAGAYVTTYELFDGLLRSRQTQKPSPSGGRLITEAFYDSTGRSVLNFEAYHASGSPGGTLLTATDKASVPKQTRSIYDGAGRTTDLVFQPYGTERWRTTTYYSGDRTDVTPPAGGTATSKVTDVRDRTVELREYHTATPTPGTAGSWDATRYTYDRRGHLTTVADAKGNDWIYRYDVRGRQVETDDPDKGLTESTYDNADRVTTVTDARGKKIAYLYDPLGRKRATYENQVGGTMRAQWIYDTIAKGYLSQSTRKVGSASYQVRILDYTDSYQPGNTQVVIPSSETGIGGTYNYNNTYNLDDTTASTSLPSTNTDLPAETLTYGYSPLGLPTTLSTLYGSTNSSYVADTDYNALGNVDQIELYAGTGGRVFQKYTRELETGRLTGVRTDRDSVAPNVVADTRYTFDDFGNITKAADVAPDPVDDTQCFDYDHLRRLTEAWTPANGDCTAAPTTALGGPAPYWHSWQFDLLGNRTSEVIHTSSGASTTTYHYPASGSTSVRPHAVTNTSGARSGSYTYDATGNMTTRPTPSAGTQTLTWDPEGHLETSTDATGETRYVYDADGNRLVRRDPAGRTLYLPGQEIRYTNSTGTTSCTRYYSFAGSIVGSRTASGLTWLGADHQGTALVAIQANSQQATVRRQTPYGTPRGTTPAWPNDKGFVGGTIDNTGLTHLGAREYDPTLGKFISLDPVMDLLDPQQINGYVYSNNNPVTFSDPSGLKFEEETVAEYNERQRKNRAKQAKEKKKKKDNFLNYLNNKRHEAAQLAARDRIRKQVEDMGGDPEEVRIEYSIPDACKTKSHKGQCGEPGKADIVYIDRKTDTIYVWEVKIAHREDEAERDVKHYIRKLRADGKFTNVEPGFALTSLVFAAVPGSQESVVVYNGPTEGQVLYRAFRWRKPTPPPPPKPVRVPVEAPKTVEAPKPIFSPWVVTTVVTVGVVGLAGVCIVASAGACGVAIGVGAIGGTVAASG; translated from the coding sequence GTGGTGGCCGCCCTGCTCCACGCACCCCCGGTGCAGGCGGCGTCGAAGGAGACCTACACCCCGTCGTCGGCTAAACCGGTGCCGACCGTGCCAGTGAAGCCGGTCAAACCGCAGACGGCAGTGCTGGCGAAGCGGCCGCCATCAACGGCCGGCAAACCGGCTGCGGCGTGGCCGCAGTCCGGAGTGGAAGTGGTCGAAGTGGCCGCTGCCGGCACCGGCGGGGTCAAAGCCGGCGACTTGCCCGTGACATTGGCTGCGGCGGAGCGGAAGGTACGTTCGGCCAGAGACCCACAGCGGGTGAGAGTCGAGGTCCTCGACCGGGTGGCGACCGAGCGGGCCCGAGTGCAGGGTCTGGTGCTGCGTCTCGGCCGTGCTGATGGTGTTGCCGTCGCCGGCCACACCAAACTCACTGTCGACTACCGATCGTTCGCCACGGCCTACGGTGCCGACTGGGCAAGCCGACTCCGGCTTGTGGCGCTGCCCGCCTGCGCCCTGAGCACCCCCGAAAAGAAGCAGTGCGTCGGGAGCCCACTGCCGTCACGTAACGATCTCGCCACCAGGTCCTTGTCAGCTGATGTGCCGGTGAACGGAGCGCAGACCCTGGTGGCTGCCACGGCGGGACCTTCCGGTCCCGCCGGGGACTATGCGGCCTCCCCGCTGAACCCATCGGCGACATGGGCCGCCGGCGGCAACACCGGTGCCTTCACGTGGTCGTACCCGATGCGGACACCCCCGGCGCTCGGTGGCCCAGCACCCCAGATTGGCCTGTCATACTCCTCGCAGTCGGTCGACGGCCAGCACGCCGCCTCCAACAATCAGCCGTCCTGGATAGGCGAGGGTTTCGAGCCGTCAATCGGCGGGTTCATCGAGCGCCGGTACCAGGGCTGCGCGCGAGACATGGATGGCTCAGCCAACAACGACAAGAAGACCGGCGACCTCTGCTGGGAGACGGACAACGCGGTACTGTCCCTCGTCGGCCACTCCGGTGAGCTGATCTACAACGCCGCTGAGGGTCGTTGGCACCTGCGGGGCGACGACGGTTCCCGCATCGAGCGCAAGATTGGTGCCAGCAACGGCGACAACAACGGCGAGCATTGGGTCGTCACCACCAGCGACGGCATCCAGTACTGGTTCGGCCGCAACCGGCTGCCCGGATGGGCATCCGGCAACTCCGAAACCAACTCGACGTTCACCGTCCCGGTCTTCGGCAACGACCCGGGTGAACCCTGTCAAGCGCCGGCCTTCATCGACTCTGACTGCATGCAGGCGTGGCGGTGGAACCTCGACTACGTTGTCGACACCTCCGGCAACTCGGCGTCGTACTGGTACCAACAGGAAACCAACAAGTACGGCCGTAATCTAGACGCCGAGGACGACGCCACTTACGACAGAGGTGGTTGGCTGGACCGGATTGACTACGGCACCCGGCAGGTCAACGGCGTCGACTCGGTCCTCAGCACCGCAGCGCCCCTGCGGGTGGACCTCGGCGTGGGTGACCGCTGCCTGAGCGACTGCGCGACACACGACGAGACGCACTGGCCGGACACCCCGTGGGACATGGCCTGTTCCGGCGGATCCTGCCCGGACAAGTTCTTCCCCACGTTCTGGTCGACCAAACGGCTCTCCACGGTCACCACCCAGATTCGCAGTGGCACCGGTTACAGCGATGTCGAGCGTTGGACGCTAACGCACACTTTCCCCGACCCCGGCGACGGCACCCGCGCCGGGTTGTGGCTGGACAAACTGTCCCATGCCGGCCTCGTCGCGGGGGCTGCCTCCGTCCCGGACGTGTTGTTCACCCCGGTGCAGTTGTCCAATCGGGTGGACACGATCGACTTCGCAGCCGCCATGAACTGGATGCGTATCACCAAGATCCGCAACGAGACCGGCGGCACCATCAGCGTCAACTACTCCGACCAGGACTGCACGGCCGGCCAGACCATGCCGACACCGCACACGAACACTCGGCGGTGTTACCCGGTCGTCTGGGAACCGGAGGGCTACACCAACCCGGTCACTGACTGGTTCCACAAGTACGTGGTGACCACTATCTATGAAAACGACAACACTGGCGGTGTTCCACCGAACGGCAGCCCACGCACGGTCTACTCGTACGACTACCTCGACGGAGCGGCCTGGCATTACAACGACGATGACGGCCTGATTGAGAAGAAGCACAAGACCTGGTCGGACTACCGGGGGTACGGCCGGGTCGGCCTCACCGTCGGTGACCCGGGGGAACAGACCTACACCGAGACCCGCTACTTCCGCGGAATGTACGGCGACAAGTTGACACCAAGCGGTGGCACCCGAACCACGACCGTCGACGGCATCAACGACGAGGACTGGTACGCCGGCCTGCTCCGCGAGACCAAGATCCTCAACGGCCCCGGCGGACCCGTCGTCCAGCGTGAGCTGGCAGCCCCGTGGCCGTCACCAGCCACCGCCACCCGCACCATCAACGGCGACACCGTCACCGCACGCTTCACCCGGGTGGGTACGGTGACCCGCCACACGACCCTTGACGCGGGCCGCGGCGAACGGGTCAACAAGACAGTCACGACGTACGACAACTTCGGCATGCCACTCACCATCGACGACCTCGGCCAAGACGGGGTCGCCGGCGACGAGCAGTGCACGAAAAACGACTTTATCCCGCGCAACTCCACCGACTGGATCATGGACCGCCTCCACCGGGTCGAGACCTATGCGGTCAAGTGCGCGGATACGGCCAACCCCACCACCCTCACCGAAGCCGACGTGATCGGTGAAACCCGGACCCGCTACGACAACCAGGCGTTCGAGGCCACGCCGACCAAGGGCCTCGCGACCCACACCGAGGAAATGGCGGCCTGGAACGCCGGGACGCCGACGTTCACGGTGGTCAAGCGGGACGCCCACGACGTCCACGGCCGCGTCACGTCCTCCTGGGACGCGATGGACAAGCAGACCACCGTCGCCTTCACTCCGGCCAACGACGGGGTCGTCACCTCGACGCTGACCAAGAATCCCCTGTTGCACGAGACCACGACGACGATGGCCGCGGCGTGGGGGCTGCCGACGTCGATCATCGACCCGAACGGCAAACGAACCGACCTGAGTTACGACCCGCTCGGCCGACTGTCGTCGGTATGGATGCCAGGCCGGGACAAGGCGACCGAGACGGCGAACAGCACCTTCACCTACCAGATCCGCGCCGACGCGCCATCGGTGATCGCATCCTCCCGGCTGAACGCCGCAGGCGCCTACGTAACCACCTATGAACTCTTCGACGGCCTGCTTCGCAGCCGCCAGACGCAGAAACCGTCGCCATCCGGCGGCCGGCTCATCACAGAGGCCTTCTACGACTCGACCGGCCGCTCGGTGCTGAACTTCGAGGCGTACCACGCGAGCGGTTCGCCCGGCGGCACGTTGCTGACCGCCACGGACAAGGCATCCGTCCCGAAGCAGACGCGCAGCATCTACGACGGCGCAGGCCGGACCACCGATCTGGTCTTCCAGCCCTACGGCACGGAGCGGTGGCGCACAACCACCTACTACTCCGGCGACCGTACCGACGTCACCCCTCCGGCGGGCGGCACGGCAACCTCCAAGGTCACCGACGTCCGAGACCGGACCGTCGAACTGCGTGAGTACCACACCGCCACCCCCACCCCGGGCACGGCCGGGAGTTGGGACGCGACGCGCTACACCTACGACCGCAGGGGCCACCTGACCACAGTGGCCGACGCGAAGGGCAACGATTGGATCTACCGTTACGACGTCCGCGGCCGGCAGGTCGAAACCGATGACCCCGACAAGGGCCTCACGGAATCCACCTACGACAACGCCGACCGGGTTACCACGGTCACCGACGCGCGTGGTAAGAAAATCGCCTACCTGTACGACCCGCTGGGACGGAAGCGGGCCACGTACGAGAACCAGGTCGGCGGCACTATGCGCGCCCAATGGATCTACGACACCATCGCAAAGGGCTATCTGTCGCAGTCCACGCGCAAAGTCGGGTCCGCATCCTACCAGGTGAGGATCCTCGACTACACCGATAGCTACCAACCCGGTAACACCCAGGTCGTGATCCCCTCCAGCGAAACTGGTATCGGCGGTACGTACAACTACAACAACACGTACAACCTCGACGACACGACCGCATCGACCAGCCTGCCGTCGACCAACACCGACCTCCCCGCCGAGACGCTGACCTACGGTTACAGCCCGCTGGGTCTGCCAACCACGCTCAGCACGTTGTACGGCAGCACGAATTCGTCATATGTCGCCGACACGGACTACAACGCTCTGGGCAACGTCGACCAAATCGAGCTGTATGCCGGCACTGGTGGGCGCGTCTTCCAGAAGTACACGCGCGAACTGGAGACAGGTCGGCTGACCGGCGTCCGCACCGATCGCGACTCCGTGGCACCGAACGTCGTCGCCGACACGCGGTACACCTTCGACGACTTCGGCAACATCACCAAAGCAGCCGATGTAGCGCCGGACCCGGTCGACGATACCCAGTGCTTCGACTACGACCATCTCCGCCGACTCACCGAGGCGTGGACCCCGGCCAACGGCGACTGCACGGCCGCGCCAACAACGGCGCTCGGAGGGCCCGCCCCTTACTGGCACTCCTGGCAGTTCGACCTGCTCGGCAATCGCACCAGCGAGGTGATACACACCAGTTCGGGCGCATCAACCACGACCTACCACTATCCCGCCTCGGGGAGTACGAGCGTCCGTCCGCACGCGGTCACCAACACCTCTGGTGCCCGAAGCGGCAGTTACACCTACGACGCGACGGGCAACATGACGACCCGCCCCACACCGTCAGCGGGCACCCAGACCCTCACCTGGGATCCCGAGGGCCATCTGGAAACCTCTACGGACGCCACCGGTGAGACCCGTTACGTCTACGACGCGGACGGCAATCGGCTCGTCCGCCGTGACCCCGCCGGTCGGACTCTCTACCTCCCTGGTCAGGAGATCCGCTATACCAACAGCACCGGCACGACGTCGTGTACCCGCTACTACTCCTTCGCGGGGTCGATCGTGGGGTCGCGCACGGCGAGCGGCCTCACCTGGCTTGGGGCGGACCACCAAGGCACGGCGCTGGTCGCCATCCAAGCCAACTCCCAACAGGCGACGGTACGTAGGCAGACCCCGTACGGCACACCCCGCGGAACCACGCCGGCCTGGCCGAACGACAAGGGGTTCGTCGGTGGCACGATCGACAACACGGGGTTGACGCACCTGGGAGCCAGAGAGTACGACCCGACCCTCGGAAAATTCATCTCTCTCGACCCAGTTATGGACCTGCTCGATCCGCAGCAGATAAACGGGTACGTCTACAGCAACAACAACCCGGTCACCTTCTCCGACCCCTCCGGGCTCAAGTTCGAGGAGGAAACTGTCGCCGAGTACAACGAGCGACAGCGGAAGAATCGGGCCAAGCAGGCCAAGGAAAAGAAAAAGAAAAAGGACAATTTCCTCAATTACCTGAACAATAAGCGCCACGAAGCTGCCCAGCTCGCTGCCCGCGATCGGATTCGCAAACAGGTAGAGGACATGGGTGGTGATCCCGAAGAGGTGAGGATTGAATACTCAATCCCGGACGCCTGCAAGACAAAGAGCCACAAGGGTCAATGTGGAGAACCAGGTAAGGCCGACATCGTCTATATTGACCGCAAGACCGACACGATCTACGTGTGGGAGGTCAAGATTGCTCATCGCGAAGACGAGGCGGAGCGCGACGTCAAGCACTACATCCGCAAGCTCAGGGCGGATGGGAAGTTCACGAACGTCGAACCGGGGTTCGCATTGACCTCTCTCGTGTTCGCGGCGGTACCCGGCAGTCAGGAGTCGGTGGTCGTCTACAACGGACCCACCGAGGGTCAGGTGCTCTACCGTGCCTTCCGGTGGCGCAAGCCCACCCCGCCGCCTCCGCCGAAGCCGGTAAGGGTCCCCGTGGAGGCGCCGAAGACGGTCGAGGCGCCGAAGCCGATCTTCAGCCCGTGGGTGGTCACGACCGTCGTTACCGTCGGAGTGGTCGGCTTGGCCGGTGTCTGCATCGTCGCGAGCGCCGGTGCGTGCGGAGTGGCGATCGGTGTCGGCGCCATCGGCGGTACGGTGGCCGCGTCAGGCTGA